The Hymenobacter sp. 5317J-9 genome has a window encoding:
- a CDS encoding RNA methyltransferase: protein MRKLTMAELNRASVDDFKSTPKSPVVLVLDNVRSMHNVGAVFRTADAFALEKICLCGITPRPPHREITKTALGSEESMAWHYHAETVAAVAELKAAGYQVVAVEQTTGSVPLPQFQPESGRPLALVLGNEVFGVDDAVLALCDTAVEIPQFGTKHSLNVGVAAGVVLWDALVKLGVV from the coding sequence ATGCGAAAACTCACAATGGCCGAGCTGAACCGAGCCTCGGTTGATGACTTCAAAAGTACGCCCAAAAGCCCCGTGGTTTTGGTGCTCGACAACGTGCGCAGCATGCACAACGTGGGGGCGGTATTCCGCACGGCCGATGCTTTTGCGCTCGAAAAAATCTGCCTCTGCGGCATCACCCCGCGCCCGCCGCACCGCGAAATCACCAAAACGGCGCTGGGCAGCGAAGAGTCGATGGCCTGGCACTACCACGCCGAGACCGTGGCCGCCGTGGCCGAGCTGAAAGCCGCCGGCTACCAGGTAGTAGCTGTGGAACAAACGACGGGCAGCGTGCCGTTACCGCAATTCCAGCCGGAGTCAGGACGTCCCCTGGCCTTGGTGCTGGGCAATGAAGTGTTCGGCGTAGACGACGCCGTGCTGGCCCTGTGCGACACAGCTGTAGAAATCCCGCAGTTTGGCACCAAGCACTCGCTCAATGTGGGCGTGGCCGCCGGCGTGGTGCTCTGGGACGCGCTGGTGAAGCTGGGCGTGGTATAG